The following are encoded together in the Adhaeribacter arboris genome:
- a CDS encoding helix-turn-helix domain-containing protein, which yields MFASLAEFEREIIKERTKAGLVAARARGRAGGRPGGLTPEAQEKAKSAKVLSESGKRAEEIAKILGISRATCYRYLEATDS from the coding sequence ATTTTTGCTTCCCTGGCCGAATTTGAGCGGGAGATCATCAAGGAAAGAACCAAAGCCGGCTTAGTAGCCGCTAGAGCTCGGGGTAGAGCAGGGGGGAGACCGGGTGGTTTAACGCCCGAAGCACAAGAAAAAGCCAAGTCAGCGAAAGTTCTTTCCGAATCTGGTAAACGAGCGGAAGAGATCGCAAAGATTCTGGGTATTTCCCGGGCTACTTGTTACCGGTACTTAGAAGCAACTGATTCATAA
- a CDS encoding tetratricopeptide repeat protein, producing the protein MKNYILTFLLLGLVHQYSLAQIASSDLRQIKNAAQYKEGEEVLLKHFARSTRLTREMMSNPEVCTVLGVIKVKKSGTIEDIGTLNKVPKAFKDQFFQVAKLTDGKWLPTNDTSDFFYVVIPVQFKLSGADYNVNVENIPTYFHESIVVVGYFPNNGFYNYQEDSKYLARVEEFMAKGKNDKAIETMEYLLSRQPLNTNYYRKAIDLYEKAGRKEEAAYYTALMKVISAKS; encoded by the coding sequence ATGAAAAACTATATCCTGACATTTCTCTTACTTGGTCTTGTTCATCAATATAGCTTGGCTCAGATAGCTTCCAGTGATCTAAGGCAAATTAAAAATGCTGCTCAGTATAAGGAAGGCGAAGAGGTCTTACTGAAACATTTCGCCAGATCCACAAGACTAACCAGGGAAATGATGAGCAACCCAGAAGTCTGCACTGTTTTAGGAGTTATTAAGGTAAAAAAAAGTGGTACAATTGAAGATATAGGAACCTTGAATAAAGTGCCTAAAGCCTTTAAAGATCAATTTTTTCAGGTGGCCAAGCTAACGGATGGTAAGTGGCTGCCTACGAATGATACCTCCGATTTCTTTTATGTGGTTATCCCAGTTCAGTTTAAACTTTCTGGAGCAGATTATAATGTGAATGTAGAAAATATTCCTACATACTTCCATGAATCAATAGTAGTGGTAGGTTATTTCCCAAATAATGGTTTTTACAATTATCAGGAGGATAGCAAATACTTGGCAAGAGTAGAAGAATTTATGGCAAAGGGAAAAAATGACAAGGCAATTGAAACAATGGAATATCTACTAAGTAGACAGCCGTTAAATACAAACTACTATAGAAAAGCTATTGATTTATATGAGAAAGCGGGTAGAAAGGAAGAGGCAGCGTATTATACTGCTCTGATGAAAGTAATTTCAGCTAAGAGTTAA
- a CDS encoding tail fiber domain-containing protein → MKRITLTALGFLFLANSDIQAQWKLGGNNLTTAEKIGSNTGYSVIFETNNLERGRVTGAGLWGLGVKAPNAKLHVNSTSSQIPFRVQVNGVTKFLAHNAGGVSIGANVVPPSNGLYVFGPVGIGTNSPAAKLHVEGGGISMYGNSSTGTGVQGQGATYGVYGSSENADGAGVFGTGKRGVYGTGSTYGVNGYSSTSTGVYGNGNVGVYGRGTDTGIYGVGSSYGVYGFTSSGIGVFGTSNSNIAVWGSSFRNYGGNFYSSSNHGLWAETGSTASGVYAGAFKGNVFTYGSYLPSDKEIKKNIQDFGNAIDIINKLNPKYYQYREDGKYASLQLPKGNHYGLLAQDLEQVLPNLVNEMPFALNSDTQVNNKPQEMRPSANEDLANARIDPQPVTRDILNTKAVNYTELIPIMIKAMQEQQQTINILTDKIAKLEAGGRMSGSNNSEHSGSLGVSLEQNTPNPVNSTTTFRYTVPANATAQILVYNSATGKLVKTLQAPASGEIQMNGNDLPAGNYIYTLVVNGKQVASKQLILSR, encoded by the coding sequence ATGAAAAGAATTACCCTTACCGCCTTAGGCTTCCTATTTTTAGCTAATTCTGATATCCAAGCTCAATGGAAGCTGGGTGGAAATAATCTTACTACAGCGGAAAAGATAGGTTCCAACACCGGCTATTCGGTCATCTTTGAAACAAATAACCTGGAAAGGGGCAGAGTTACTGGGGCAGGTTTATGGGGACTGGGCGTGAAAGCGCCGAATGCCAAGCTCCACGTGAATAGTACTAGTAGTCAAATTCCTTTTCGGGTCCAGGTAAATGGAGTAACCAAGTTTCTGGCCCATAATGCTGGTGGCGTGTCTATCGGGGCCAATGTAGTTCCTCCCAGCAATGGCTTGTATGTGTTCGGACCCGTAGGCATCGGTACTAATTCCCCCGCTGCTAAATTGCACGTAGAAGGGGGTGGAATATCTATGTATGGCAACAGTAGTACCGGAACCGGGGTTCAGGGTCAGGGAGCCACCTATGGTGTTTATGGTTCCAGTGAAAATGCCGACGGTGCGGGGGTATTTGGTACGGGTAAAAGGGGCGTATATGGTACGGGCAGTACTTATGGCGTGAATGGTTATAGCAGCACTAGTACCGGAGTTTATGGGAATGGCAATGTTGGAGTGTACGGTAGAGGTACGGATACGGGCATCTATGGCGTGGGTAGTAGTTATGGGGTTTATGGGTTTACCAGCAGTGGGATTGGCGTTTTTGGGACCAGCAACAGCAATATTGCGGTTTGGGGATCTAGTTTCCGAAATTATGGGGGAAACTTTTACTCCAGTTCCAACCATGGTTTATGGGCTGAGACTGGATCAACGGCCTCTGGTGTTTATGCCGGAGCCTTTAAAGGCAATGTTTTTACGTATGGCTCCTACCTACCCAGCGATAAAGAAATCAAGAAAAATATACAGGACTTTGGCAATGCAATAGATATAATAAACAAGCTTAATCCTAAATACTATCAGTACCGGGAAGATGGAAAATATGCCTCTCTTCAATTGCCTAAAGGTAACCACTATGGCTTACTAGCCCAGGACTTAGAACAAGTTTTACCTAATCTGGTAAACGAAATGCCTTTTGCATTGAATTCGGATACTCAAGTTAATAATAAACCTCAAGAAATGAGGCCCTCTGCAAACGAAGATCTTGCCAATGCAAGGATAGATCCCCAACCAGTTACAAGAGACATTCTGAATACAAAAGCCGTAAATTATACGGAACTGATTCCTATCATGATTAAGGCTATGCAGGAACAACAGCAAACTATCAATATCCTAACAGATAAAATTGCTAAATTAGAAGCGGGTGGTAGAATGAGTGGAAGTAACAATTCCGAGCATTCAGGTTCATTAGGCGTTTCACTGGAACAAAACACTCCTAATCCAGTTAACTCCACTACTACTTTCCGCTACACTGTTCCTGCTAATGCTACTGCTCAAATTCTTGTCTATAATTCTGCTACGGGAAAACTGGTAAAAACTTTACAGGCTCCTGCTAGTGGGGAGATACAGATGAATGGGAATGACTTACCAGCGGGTAATTACATCTACACCTTAGTGGTGAATGGCAAACAGGTAGCTTCCAAACAGTTAATCTTATCGAGATAA
- a CDS encoding AraC family transcriptional regulator has protein sequence MIHPEELQKDYIRRINLALNYIEENLNADLSLNLVSTVAFYSPYHFHRLFKAVIGEPLNAYISRRRIEKIASILMQNKVVSLAELLLQFGFNSHSSFTRAFKMYYGLTPSEFRKRMPDRFSKISRLDSKNGQISLIIEPYICNIMDHLNWLTMNAKIELKENPDIHFACLTHIGVKGVEKAFDQLIKWAQPKGLLKNPDTKIVRILHDSNKVTASTKIRMSICLTTDKPFKEAGEIKALTIQKGRSIVGRFTITFNDFEQAWNSLFVWMQEHGYQKSELAPYEVYHNDFRKQPENKCIVDFHIPIK, from the coding sequence ATGATACATCCAGAGGAATTACAGAAAGATTATATACGTCGTATAAACCTTGCATTGAATTACATTGAGGAGAATCTAAACGCCGATTTATCTTTAAACTTGGTTTCCACCGTAGCTTTTTATTCTCCTTATCATTTTCATAGATTATTTAAAGCCGTCATTGGCGAACCCTTAAATGCGTATATAAGCCGCCGAAGGATTGAAAAAATTGCTTCTATCTTAATGCAGAATAAAGTCGTTAGCCTAGCGGAGCTTTTGCTCCAATTCGGTTTTAACAGCCATTCTTCCTTCACCAGGGCTTTCAAGATGTATTATGGATTAACACCCTCGGAATTTAGAAAAAGAATGCCTGATAGATTCAGTAAGATAAGTAGACTAGATAGCAAGAATGGACAAATATCTTTGATCATTGAACCATATATTTGCAACATTATGGACCATTTAAACTGGCTGACAATGAATGCAAAAATTGAACTTAAAGAGAACCCAGATATACATTTTGCCTGCCTCACCCACATTGGTGTAAAAGGTGTAGAGAAAGCCTTTGATCAATTAATTAAATGGGCCCAGCCAAAAGGACTATTAAAAAATCCGGATACTAAAATAGTTAGAATATTGCACGATAGTAATAAAGTAACGGCTTCCACTAAAATCCGCATGAGCATTTGTCTCACCACGGATAAACCCTTTAAGGAAGCGGGAGAAATAAAGGCTTTAACTATTCAGAAAGGAAGAAGTATTGTTGGGCGATTTACTATAACTTTTAACGATTTTGAACAAGCCTGGAATAGTCTTTTCGTTTGGATGCAGGAACATGGCTACCAGAAATCGGAACTTGCCCCTTATGAAGTCTACCATAATGATTTTCGGAAACAACCGGAAAATAAATGTATCGTGGACTTCCATATTCCGATTAAATAG
- a CDS encoding PAS domain-containing protein, whose protein sequence is MASKLDKSKLQVFETVPDLYLILSPDLIILNASNAYLEATFTFREQLIGKHIFEAFPDNPEQVDANGVSKVRSSLEYVLKHKTPHKMEVQRYDVPRPAHLGTGFEEKFWYPIHTPVLNADKEVEYIIQKVVDITKEIQREEEYKSYVKKSAQQIEDVVSVKNQIQVEKEKLYSLFMQAPVIIGVLTGPDHVFELANPKYRELVGINRPIIGKPVREALPELEEQGLFELLDQVYQTKTAFVGNEMPAKLARKATGELEDVFLDLVYQPYLDRAGNTYGILVHAIDVTDQVISRKKVMESEQLVRTVVESSPYPIGVYVGREKLRIQFANQALRDGLGKGNDVIGKSYRALMQELENQQVFEQMDQVFDSGHPLHVKQQRLDMEIAGKVQRFYYNYSLTPLVNSAGEVYGIVNTAADVTDLVVARKEVQESEQRLSLALQATRDGIWDWDFINDKAWWDDRYAEITGAYIPEEERGLQSMSQYIHPEDVDKIKDAFQAHVEKGVEFEVEYRTLHPSGEIRNVVAKGKAVLNEKGKVIRLTGTLSDITALKKAEESLKLKNEQLTIVNNDLDNFIYTASHDLKAPISNLEGLLNALVEEDTIREEQQPLVDRMFQAVERFKHTIKDLTDISKLQRMELQEVELVSFTQILEEVKLDIRELIETFNPMVTTNFKISEIQYSKKNLRSIIYNLVSNALKYSSPDRRAEVHISSYKEKDQIVLQVSDNGLGIIKENQKKIFGMFTRAHHHVEGSGIGLYIVKKIIENRGGKIELESREGKGSTFKIYWKANE, encoded by the coding sequence ATGGCATCCAAATTAGATAAATCAAAACTACAGGTTTTTGAGACGGTTCCCGATCTATATTTAATTCTTTCCCCGGATCTGATCATCCTTAATGCCAGCAATGCTTATTTAGAAGCCACTTTCACTTTTCGGGAACAGCTTATCGGTAAACATATTTTTGAGGCATTTCCGGATAATCCGGAGCAGGTGGATGCGAATGGGGTTTCAAAAGTTAGATCATCCTTAGAGTATGTATTAAAACATAAAACACCCCACAAGATGGAGGTGCAACGGTATGATGTTCCGCGGCCTGCCCATTTGGGTACCGGCTTCGAAGAGAAATTCTGGTACCCCATTCATACTCCCGTTTTAAATGCCGATAAGGAAGTGGAGTATATTATCCAGAAGGTAGTAGATATCACCAAAGAGATTCAAAGAGAGGAGGAATATAAAAGTTACGTCAAAAAATCTGCTCAACAAATTGAGGATGTTGTTTCAGTAAAAAATCAGATACAGGTTGAAAAAGAAAAGCTTTATTCCTTGTTTATGCAGGCTCCGGTTATTATTGGCGTTTTAACCGGACCCGATCATGTTTTTGAGCTCGCCAATCCCAAATATAGGGAGTTGGTGGGGATTAATCGACCAATAATTGGTAAACCCGTGCGGGAGGCATTACCGGAATTAGAAGAGCAAGGGCTCTTCGAACTTTTAGACCAAGTCTATCAAACCAAAACAGCCTTTGTCGGCAATGAGATGCCTGCCAAACTTGCCAGGAAAGCCACAGGAGAGCTCGAGGATGTATTTCTTGATTTAGTTTACCAGCCCTACCTGGATAGGGCAGGTAATACTTATGGGATACTGGTTCACGCCATTGATGTAACGGATCAGGTGATAAGCCGAAAAAAAGTAATGGAAAGTGAGCAACTGGTACGAACCGTGGTCGAAAGCTCTCCCTATCCCATAGGGGTTTACGTGGGCCGGGAGAAGTTGCGGATCCAGTTTGCCAATCAAGCCTTAAGAGATGGCCTAGGAAAAGGAAATGATGTAATTGGCAAGTCGTATCGAGCCTTGATGCAGGAGTTAGAAAACCAGCAAGTGTTTGAACAAATGGATCAAGTATTTGATTCTGGACACCCTTTGCATGTAAAACAACAGCGACTCGATATGGAGATAGCAGGAAAGGTCCAGCGGTTTTATTATAATTACAGTCTTACGCCGCTGGTAAATTCCGCGGGGGAAGTTTATGGAATAGTAAATACGGCGGCCGATGTGACGGATCTTGTGGTTGCCCGGAAGGAGGTACAAGAGAGTGAACAACGTTTAAGTCTTGCCCTGCAAGCCACCCGGGATGGCATTTGGGATTGGGACTTTATCAACGATAAAGCCTGGTGGGATGATCGCTATGCGGAAATCACGGGAGCATATATACCGGAAGAGGAAAGAGGCTTACAAAGCATGAGTCAGTATATCCATCCCGAAGATGTAGATAAGATAAAGGATGCTTTCCAAGCTCATGTGGAAAAAGGAGTAGAGTTCGAGGTTGAATATAGAACACTTCACCCATCCGGAGAAATCAGGAATGTTGTTGCCAAGGGAAAGGCAGTGCTAAATGAAAAAGGTAAAGTAATTCGATTAACGGGCACCCTATCTGATATTACAGCATTAAAAAAAGCAGAAGAAAGTCTGAAACTGAAAAATGAGCAGCTAACCATCGTGAACAACGATCTGGATAATTTCATTTATACCGCATCGCATGACCTGAAAGCCCCCATCTCTAATCTGGAAGGATTGTTAAACGCCTTGGTGGAAGAGGATACTATCAGGGAAGAGCAACAGCCGTTAGTTGATAGAATGTTTCAAGCCGTGGAACGTTTTAAACACACCATCAAAGATTTAACGGATATTTCCAAACTGCAACGGATGGAGCTTCAAGAAGTGGAGTTAGTATCTTTTACACAGATATTGGAAGAAGTAAAGCTGGATATCCGAGAACTTATAGAAACATTTAATCCCATGGTGACCACTAATTTTAAAATTTCGGAAATCCAGTATTCCAAAAAAAACCTAAGAAGCATTATTTATAATTTAGTTTCTAATGCATTAAAATATTCCTCCCCGGACCGTAGAGCGGAAGTACATATTTCATCCTATAAAGAAAAGGATCAGATTGTTTTACAAGTGTCGGATAACGGCCTGGGCATCATTAAAGAAAACCAAAAGAAGATATTTGGCATGTTTACAAGAGCCCATCACCATGTGGAAGGCAGTGGTATTGGATTGTATATTGTTAAAAAAATAATTGAAAATAGGGGTGGAAAAATTGAATTGGAGAGTCGGGAAGGGAAAGGCTCTACCTTTAAAATTTATTGGAAGGCGAACGAATAA
- a CDS encoding ABC transporter permease produces MFRTNLKIAWRNLVKDKQFTFINVLGLSAGLACSLLIFLWVKDELSYDKFFANEDRIYKLMENNSEESSGLLSDAVKQQIPGVKYAAAVAPSNWFPQYTLSVGDKNIKANGQYTGKDYFHIFSFKLIEGKKNGVLENKNSIVLSDELAKKLFGSTENIIGKPVRFDQATTFYVSGVFEKVPKHSSQQFDFVLSFEYFKIIKDWVTRWENKGPHNYILLDQKTDIKAFNKKVSNIIAVNFGDTTSKVSAARFSDLYLHNNYGNNAKSAGRIEYVRLFSILAIFILVIACINFMNLSTAKASGRLKEIGIKKVIGADRKQLIFQFLSESLLLTLLATVLAAAIAILLLPAFNQITGKQIILNFDTTIIVYLIVIILGTGLLAGSYPALYLSKFNPLSVLKGKLHTSAAEVLSRKGLVVFQFTLSTILIVAVMVIYQQIQLIQNTDAGYNKNNILRLSVEGNIRGKEKEFIAELKNIPGVVNASSTLHKMIGHGYSHYGMNWPGKDPSSELIFEAFEVDYDFIETMGMQIKEGRSFSRSFGADSTKIVLNETAAKMMGLKDPVGKNILKFGNKMQIIGVVKDFHFESLHEPIKPCYLSLLPGNTIVARVQVNNERQTIAAIGRLYENYNPGLPFTFNFLEEAYQKQYESETRVSALSKYFAGLAIVISCLGLFGLAAFTAQKRRKEIAVRKVIGASVINITTMLSKDFLKLIFISLTLALPAAGWLMSNWLQSYAYRIRITPYIFVITGLSIILITLFTISFQAIKAAMANPVKSLKTE; encoded by the coding sequence ATGTTTAGAACAAATCTTAAAATTGCCTGGCGAAATCTTGTAAAAGACAAGCAATTTACCTTTATAAATGTACTTGGTTTATCGGCAGGACTTGCTTGTTCGTTACTTATTTTCTTATGGGTGAAGGACGAATTGAGCTATGATAAATTCTTTGCTAATGAGGATCGCATATACAAGCTCATGGAAAACAATTCAGAAGAATCATCGGGCTTGTTAAGCGATGCGGTTAAGCAACAAATACCGGGAGTTAAGTATGCAGCAGCCGTCGCACCGTCTAACTGGTTTCCACAATACACGCTTTCCGTTGGCGACAAAAATATTAAAGCCAATGGGCAATATACCGGTAAGGATTATTTCCATATTTTTTCTTTCAAACTTATCGAAGGCAAAAAAAATGGAGTACTCGAAAACAAAAATTCCATTGTGCTATCGGACGAGCTGGCAAAGAAACTTTTTGGTTCTACCGAAAATATTATCGGGAAGCCGGTACGATTTGATCAAGCAACAACCTTCTATGTCTCCGGCGTGTTTGAAAAAGTACCGAAGCATTCCTCGCAGCAGTTTGACTTTGTACTATCATTTGAATATTTTAAAATTATTAAAGATTGGGTAACAAGATGGGAGAATAAAGGCCCACACAACTATATATTGTTAGACCAAAAAACGGATATTAAAGCCTTTAACAAAAAAGTCTCCAACATAATTGCGGTCAATTTCGGCGATACGACCAGTAAAGTTTCGGCAGCAAGATTTTCAGATCTTTACCTGCATAATAATTACGGCAATAATGCGAAAAGCGCCGGCAGAATTGAATATGTGAGACTGTTTTCAATACTGGCCATATTTATTTTAGTGATTGCCTGTATCAACTTCATGAATCTTTCCACCGCAAAGGCATCCGGCCGTTTAAAAGAAATCGGCATTAAGAAAGTAATTGGCGCCGATCGTAAACAGCTCATCTTTCAATTTCTCTCCGAATCGTTGTTGCTTACATTATTAGCAACCGTATTGGCAGCAGCAATTGCCATATTGCTATTGCCCGCCTTCAATCAGATTACAGGAAAACAAATCATTCTAAATTTTGACACGACTATCATCGTTTATCTTATAGTAATTATTCTCGGCACCGGTTTACTGGCCGGCAGCTATCCGGCTTTGTATTTGTCTAAGTTTAATCCTCTTTCTGTATTAAAAGGCAAACTCCATACTTCTGCAGCGGAAGTGTTGTCGAGAAAAGGACTCGTGGTTTTTCAATTTACCCTATCCACTATTTTAATTGTTGCCGTAATGGTTATCTATCAGCAGATACAATTAATACAAAACACTGACGCTGGTTATAATAAAAATAATATTCTTCGCCTGTCTGTAGAAGGTAACATACGAGGTAAAGAAAAAGAATTTATAGCAGAACTTAAAAATATTCCGGGCGTCGTTAATGCCAGCTCTACGTTGCATAAAATGATTGGGCATGGCTATTCCCATTACGGTATGAATTGGCCAGGAAAAGATCCTAGCAGTGAACTTATTTTTGAAGCTTTTGAAGTTGATTATGACTTTATTGAAACGATGGGGATGCAAATTAAAGAAGGCAGAAGTTTTTCACGGAGTTTTGGCGCCGATTCCACAAAAATTGTCTTGAATGAAACAGCGGCTAAAATGATGGGGCTAAAAGATCCAGTGGGGAAAAACATCCTTAAGTTTGGTAATAAAATGCAGATTATTGGGGTTGTAAAGGATTTTCATTTTGAGTCCTTGCATGAGCCAATAAAGCCTTGTTATCTGTCCTTACTGCCGGGGAATACAATCGTGGCCAGGGTGCAGGTAAACAATGAACGACAAACTATTGCCGCCATTGGGCGCTTGTATGAAAATTATAATCCCGGTTTACCGTTCACATTTAATTTTCTGGAGGAAGCTTATCAAAAGCAATATGAATCAGAAACAAGAGTATCTGCCTTATCCAAATATTTTGCGGGATTAGCCATTGTTATTTCCTGCCTGGGCTTATTTGGCCTAGCAGCATTCACTGCCCAAAAAAGAAGAAAAGAAATCGCGGTGAGAAAAGTAATCGGCGCCTCCGTCATCAACATTACAACGATGCTGTCAAAAGATTTTTTAAAGTTGATTTTTATTTCATTGACGCTTGCTCTTCCTGCAGCGGGGTGGTTGATGAGTAATTGGCTTCAAAGCTATGCGTACCGCATCCGCATTACACCCTACATATTTGTAATTACCGGCCTATCTATAATACTAATAACTTTATTCACCATAAGTTTTCAAGCTATAAAAGCAGCAATGGCAAACCCGGTGAAGAGTTTGAAAACGGAATAA
- a CDS encoding IS1182 family transposase produces the protein MQGRKVLEDEKALLFSLSAHVPEHNFYRRLKQQLNLDFLYELTQPYYGRCGQQSIDPVVFFKLCLVGYLENIVSDRQLIEHCSLRLDLLYFLDYQIDEPLPWHSTVSRTRQLYPEKLFELLFDRVFRLCVEKGMVAGHRQAIDSAPIKANASMDSLLLKQSPESVKKHLTKVILENEAVVKKSNQNKEGKPEQFLSAPEYQLRKLEKHQDQLKASPKGLGGKHEKARLVSNKTHYSSTDPDARISVKPGKARQLNYYCSLAVDTAKGVISHVQADLADGRDSQYLPAITLRLQRRLLDNELRLKELLADGGYSNGSNYAFLEQRKITGWIPVFGQYKSEIEGFPYDQQADYFTCPTGKILAFKTYDTNAEGGLLKIYRATYQDCKHCPLKSSCVPKSQCRQITRTAYDSEYRRALERQQSRKGKRMKRVRQSTVEPVFGSLIHYYGLRKIGVRGKAGAHKVMLLATTAFNLKKYLKFKPVKAVSQALALQKNQESAFSSYSFAFTKLFFH, from the coding sequence ATGCAAGGCAGAAAGGTTTTGGAAGATGAAAAGGCGTTGCTTTTTTCGCTCTCGGCACATGTACCAGAACACAACTTCTATCGCCGCTTGAAACAGCAGTTGAATTTGGATTTTCTCTACGAGCTTACCCAACCTTACTACGGACGATGTGGTCAGCAGTCGATCGATCCGGTAGTCTTCTTTAAGCTCTGCTTGGTGGGTTACCTGGAGAATATTGTTTCCGACCGCCAACTGATCGAGCACTGTAGCCTCCGACTAGATCTGCTTTACTTTTTAGACTACCAAATAGATGAGCCCTTGCCCTGGCACTCCACGGTTTCTCGTACTCGGCAGCTTTACCCGGAGAAGTTGTTTGAGCTACTGTTTGATAGAGTCTTTCGCTTATGTGTCGAGAAAGGCATGGTAGCCGGTCATCGGCAGGCGATTGACTCCGCCCCCATTAAGGCCAATGCTTCGATGGATAGCCTGCTTTTAAAACAATCACCCGAGTCGGTGAAAAAGCACTTAACGAAGGTTATCCTCGAGAATGAAGCGGTAGTAAAGAAGTCCAACCAGAATAAAGAGGGAAAGCCAGAACAGTTCCTCTCGGCTCCGGAGTACCAGTTAAGAAAACTGGAAAAGCACCAAGATCAGCTGAAAGCATCTCCCAAAGGCTTAGGCGGTAAGCACGAGAAGGCCCGCCTGGTCAGCAATAAAACGCACTACAGTTCCACCGATCCGGATGCCCGCATATCGGTCAAACCGGGCAAAGCCAGACAACTTAACTATTATTGCAGCCTGGCGGTGGATACAGCCAAAGGCGTTATCAGCCATGTTCAAGCGGATTTGGCTGATGGGCGGGACAGCCAATATTTGCCGGCTATCACGCTGAGATTGCAGCGACGGCTACTAGATAATGAACTACGTCTAAAGGAACTGCTAGCGGATGGTGGCTATTCTAACGGTAGCAACTACGCCTTTTTAGAGCAAAGAAAGATAACGGGCTGGATACCCGTATTTGGCCAGTACAAGTCCGAGATAGAAGGTTTTCCTTATGACCAACAAGCTGACTATTTCACCTGTCCGACCGGGAAGATACTCGCCTTTAAGACCTATGACACCAATGCGGAGGGAGGTTTGCTAAAAATCTACCGGGCTACCTACCAGGACTGTAAACATTGCCCGCTCAAATCTTCTTGCGTTCCCAAAAGCCAATGCCGCCAAATCACCCGTACTGCATACGATTCGGAATATCGACGAGCATTAGAAAGACAGCAAAGTAGAAAAGGTAAACGGATGAAGCGAGTTCGACAAAGCACGGTAGAGCCGGTCTTCGGCAGCTTAATTCATTACTATGGTCTCCGGAAAATAGGAGTGCGGGGTAAAGCCGGGGCTCACAAGGTGATGCTGCTGGCCACCACTGCTTTTAACTTGAAGAAATATCTGAAGTTTAAACCGGTGAAAGCGGTCAGCCAAGCTTTGGCACTTCAAAAGAATCAAGAATCTGCTTTTAGCAGCTATTCTTTTGCTTTTACTAAGCTGTTTTTCCACTAA
- a CDS encoding DUF421 domain-containing protein produces the protein MYTFHNTLVKMLLMKETVPFDWSRIWLGEEAPLTFLGEVLFRSVLMYLLILLTLRIMGKRGIKQLSLFEFSIILALGSAAGDPMFYEDVPIMHAVAVFAVILALYVLFNYWTEQSERVETWLEGKATCILEDGEINLSAFKSQKLTYREFFGEMRQYQVEHLGQVRKVYLESTGEISLYFFEESAIKAGLPIFPEVLAQARQEISLIGWYACKSCGHVQELQPTPKHACSKCQQELWLEACRTKRIT, from the coding sequence TTGTATACTTTCCATAATACGTTAGTAAAAATGTTGCTTATGAAAGAAACTGTTCCATTTGATTGGTCCCGCATCTGGTTGGGGGAAGAAGCACCTCTTACCTTCCTGGGGGAAGTCCTTTTCCGGAGTGTGCTCATGTATTTATTAATATTACTCACGCTACGCATCATGGGAAAGCGAGGCATCAAACAACTTTCCCTGTTTGAATTTAGTATTATTTTAGCTTTAGGTTCGGCCGCTGGCGATCCCATGTTTTATGAAGATGTTCCAATTATGCATGCGGTGGCTGTCTTTGCTGTAATTCTGGCTTTATATGTCTTGTTTAACTACTGGACCGAACAAAGCGAACGGGTAGAAACCTGGTTGGAAGGAAAGGCTACTTGTATCTTAGAAGACGGAGAAATTAACTTAAGCGCTTTTAAAAGTCAAAAGTTAACTTATCGAGAGTTCTTTGGCGAAATGCGGCAATATCAGGTGGAACATTTAGGACAGGTCCGAAAAGTATATCTGGAATCCACCGGGGAAATCAGTCTGTACTTTTTTGAGGAATCCGCCATCAAAGCGGGTTTACCGATCTTTCCGGAAGTTTTAGCCCAGGCGCGCCAGGAGATATCATTGATTGGCTGGTATGCTTGTAAGAGCTGTGGCCATGTGCAAGAACTCCAGCCCACCCCTAAGCACGCTTGTTCGAAATGCCAGCAGGAGCTCTGGCTAGAAGCGTGTCGCACTAAACGCATTACTTAG